The Planctomycetaceae bacterium genome has a segment encoding these proteins:
- a CDS encoding sigma-70 family RNA polymerase sigma factor, producing the protein MSLITGGICCSLIVLQGQVLRAKGDAIRRHHFTRDNIMLSDAEFADLMARTRSGDQEAAMRLVREYEPEIRRAARLRLTDPKLRRIVDSIDICQSVFGRFFRSATDGSFDLERPEQLLVLLTTMTRNRIIDEHRKQTAAKRSGGGDLIDGADPGELIADTAGPRTAAVAKEMLSEIRSRLSPEELNLADRRNSGQSWDEIARDLGESPDTVRKRLERALQRVREELNVATGDDK; encoded by the coding sequence GTGAGTCTCATTACTGGTGGGATTTGTTGTTCATTGATTGTTCTTCAGGGGCAAGTGCTGCGGGCCAAAGGGGACGCCATCCGGAGACATCATTTTACTCGGGACAATATTATGCTCAGCGACGCAGAATTTGCTGACCTGATGGCGAGAACCAGGAGTGGTGATCAGGAGGCCGCCATGCGACTCGTCCGCGAGTATGAGCCGGAGATTCGTCGAGCGGCACGGTTGCGTCTGACGGATCCGAAACTGAGACGGATTGTGGATTCCATCGACATCTGCCAGTCGGTTTTCGGACGTTTCTTTCGAAGTGCGACGGATGGCTCGTTCGACCTGGAGCGCCCTGAGCAACTCCTGGTCCTGCTGACAACAATGACTCGCAATCGTATCATCGATGAACATCGCAAACAGACAGCAGCGAAACGTTCAGGGGGCGGCGATCTCATTGACGGCGCGGATCCAGGCGAACTGATTGCCGATACGGCCGGGCCGAGGACAGCTGCAGTCGCCAAAGAGATGTTGTCGGAAATTCGTTCGCGTTTGAGCCCGGAGGAATTAAACCTCGCGGATCGCCGGAACTCAGGGCAGTCCTGGGACGAGATTGCTCGCGACCTTGGCGAATCCCCGGATACCGTTCGCAAGCGACTGGAGCGTGCCCTGCAAAGAGTTCGTGAAGAACTGAATGTCGCAACCGGCGATGATAAATGA
- a CDS encoding serine/threonine-protein kinase — MQEFEIHNRDELILWQQDEWQLGRHVRIEEIIQRFAWLAAQDDTLLDLIYSEVLLREDVGEKPASEEYTDRFPHLAESIVRQFQVHRALLQDLPSETGKVTEEFAVTYEELPRNASESGTVLLSSPGQLPKISGFEILNVAGRGGSGVAYRAIDNKLKRIVAVKVLDISHSADPVRSRQLLREAEAAASLVHPNIVQVFQVGEMHGTPFLVMEFIDGGSLAQQLKAGPMPPKAAIDLMLQVSDAVRFAHQKGIIHRDLKPGNILLDARGLPHVCDFGLARHLNSDETVHVTGDVMGTPAYMPPEQARGEQVDARADVYALGAVLYELLSGRPPFQAATPWEILHQVLTNDVVPLTRLNASLPLDLETICQKCLEKDAARRYASADEVHEELDRLRSGIPILARPIGRLQRTLKWIRRHPATSTVIAVISTSLLAVAIVAVASQRRVSKALTDTQNALTLAEQQRDVAVKAMNDLVYNVHDDLEKREASVEARGEVLQSAIEGLKKIMEEAGDEEDTRITLATALTRYGYILTQQGRNEDAEVIYLKSIEVAETLTSQHGQKQRAQNYSNLAQYYVRAAKFDEVSNWADRTLTLANSLLVATPEDKDLLNIVVQAHTQRASAAAVNQDNLTALKIRQQAQDLCRKLIEQHPEDVRIQNQLIDLNLSIIQEHINLGQMHEADHEVATSLKLLERQNPTQTEDVQMQRRYSSLKRFQGQLKFGFAEYAEAIESLEIAIRVYSRLATVEPNRPGFHLRLGTMHDVMADCRLALDQYDEAEMHARKQIEETLEGMRLGGPTYAIQAYAVMQGWLMVGSVQVRRNELKEATNSFRRATEQLDPIIDQYNTRSIHATLDYLTETLAGMAGLESKAAAEDVAAGSLSDQVWRALMEGNNEPFETNEERLNADWKNAERPEIAAMLSSNLALCYAKYFSNLSESGASPEKQKAVELKCIATLKELLESPGSDQLIYVRFSEFAALRQSPAFRQEFGIDHAPVE, encoded by the coding sequence ATGCAAGAATTTGAGATTCACAATCGAGACGAGTTGATCCTATGGCAGCAGGATGAGTGGCAACTCGGAAGGCACGTCCGAATCGAAGAAATCATCCAGCGGTTCGCATGGCTGGCCGCACAGGACGATACGCTCCTTGATCTGATTTACAGTGAAGTGCTGCTGCGAGAGGATGTTGGTGAGAAGCCGGCGTCGGAAGAATACACCGATCGTTTTCCGCACCTTGCCGAATCCATCGTTCGGCAGTTTCAGGTCCACCGTGCTTTGCTGCAGGATCTGCCATCCGAAACCGGAAAGGTAACCGAGGAATTTGCGGTCACTTACGAAGAGCTGCCTCGAAACGCCAGCGAGAGTGGCACGGTCCTGCTTTCGAGCCCCGGTCAGCTGCCAAAGATTTCGGGCTTCGAAATACTGAATGTTGCCGGACGCGGCGGCAGTGGAGTGGCCTATCGTGCAATCGACAACAAACTGAAGCGGATCGTTGCAGTTAAGGTTCTGGATATTTCTCACAGCGCGGATCCGGTACGTTCGCGCCAATTGCTTCGAGAGGCCGAAGCGGCCGCGTCCCTGGTTCATCCCAACATCGTTCAGGTGTTTCAGGTGGGGGAAATGCATGGAACACCGTTTCTGGTGATGGAATTCATTGACGGCGGTTCGCTGGCCCAGCAGTTAAAGGCGGGGCCGATGCCGCCCAAAGCGGCCATTGATCTGATGCTGCAGGTTTCGGATGCTGTTCGCTTCGCGCACCAAAAGGGCATCATTCATCGCGATCTGAAACCGGGAAATATCCTGCTGGACGCCAGAGGACTTCCGCACGTCTGCGATTTTGGTCTGGCCAGACATCTGAATTCGGACGAGACCGTGCATGTCACAGGTGACGTGATGGGTACGCCAGCCTACATGCCTCCGGAACAAGCGCGGGGAGAACAGGTGGATGCACGCGCCGATGTGTACGCTCTTGGAGCAGTGCTGTATGAACTGCTCAGCGGTCGGCCTCCCTTTCAGGCGGCCACACCGTGGGAGATTCTTCACCAGGTTCTGACCAACGATGTCGTGCCGCTCACGCGTTTGAATGCGTCGCTGCCACTGGACCTGGAGACCATCTGTCAGAAGTGCCTGGAGAAAGACGCTGCCAGACGCTACGCCTCGGCGGACGAAGTTCATGAGGAGCTGGATCGCCTTCGAAGCGGTATTCCCATTCTGGCAAGACCGATTGGACGATTGCAGCGAACTCTGAAATGGATTCGACGGCATCCTGCAACATCCACCGTGATCGCGGTGATCTCGACGTCGCTTCTGGCCGTGGCCATCGTCGCGGTCGCTTCACAACGACGTGTTTCAAAGGCACTGACAGACACACAGAATGCACTGACCCTGGCAGAGCAGCAACGCGACGTTGCTGTCAAGGCGATGAATGATCTGGTGTACAACGTTCATGATGACCTGGAGAAACGAGAAGCCAGCGTTGAAGCTCGGGGAGAGGTACTTCAGTCGGCCATTGAAGGCCTGAAAAAGATCATGGAAGAAGCCGGGGATGAGGAGGATACGCGTATCACACTTGCGACAGCTCTGACGCGTTATGGTTACATCCTGACTCAGCAGGGCCGCAACGAAGACGCGGAAGTGATTTATCTGAAGTCGATTGAAGTGGCTGAGACTCTGACGTCACAACACGGCCAGAAACAGCGGGCTCAAAATTATTCGAACCTGGCGCAGTATTACGTGCGCGCGGCGAAGTTTGATGAAGTCAGCAACTGGGCCGATCGCACTCTGACTCTCGCTAACTCTCTGCTTGTCGCGACACCAGAAGATAAAGACCTGCTGAATATCGTGGTTCAGGCACATACACAGCGGGCCAGCGCGGCGGCTGTGAATCAGGACAATTTGACGGCGCTGAAGATTCGCCAGCAGGCGCAGGATCTGTGCCGGAAGCTTATCGAACAGCACCCGGAGGACGTCAGAATTCAGAATCAGCTGATTGATCTGAACCTGAGTATCATTCAGGAACACATCAATCTTGGTCAGATGCACGAAGCAGATCATGAAGTGGCCACAAGCCTCAAATTGCTGGAACGACAAAATCCGACGCAAACCGAGGATGTGCAAATGCAGCGACGTTACAGCAGTCTGAAGCGTTTTCAGGGACAGTTGAAGTTTGGTTTTGCTGAATACGCAGAAGCCATTGAAAGTCTTGAGATCGCGATAAGGGTCTACAGTCGTCTGGCCACCGTCGAACCCAACCGACCTGGATTCCATTTGCGACTCGGGACCATGCATGATGTGATGGCCGACTGCCGCCTGGCGCTCGATCAATACGACGAAGCAGAAATGCACGCACGGAAACAGATTGAAGAAACGCTGGAAGGTATGCGACTCGGCGGGCCAACCTACGCGATTCAGGCATATGCCGTGATGCAGGGATGGCTGATGGTCGGAAGTGTTCAGGTACGCCGGAATGAGCTGAAGGAAGCCACGAATTCGTTTCGCCGCGCAACGGAACAACTGGATCCAATCATTGATCAGTATAACACTCGCAGTATCCATGCAACGCTCGACTATCTGACAGAAACTCTGGCCGGTATGGCTGGACTAGAGAGCAAAGCGGCAGCTGAAGATGTTGCTGCCGGTTCCCTCAGCGATCAGGTTTGGCGGGCACTGATGGAAGGGAACAACGAACCATTCGAGACGAATGAAGAACGGCTGAACGCCGATTGGAAGAATGCTGAACGACCGGAAATCGCGGCCATGTTGTCCAGCAACCTTGCCTTGTGCTACGCGAAGTACTTCAGCAACCTCAGTGAGTCCGGAGCCAGTCCGGAGAAACAGAAGGCTGTCGAGCTCAAATGCATCGCGACGTTAAAAGAACTCCTCGAGAGCCCCGGATCCGATCAGCTGATTTACGTTCGATTTTCTGAATTCGCGGCCCTGCGACAAAGCCCCGCCTTCCGTCAGGAATTCGGCATAGACCATGCCCCGGTCGAGTAG
- a CDS encoding DUF58 domain-containing protein codes for MNSASTVIKPDDLGRFGNLQLLARQVVEGFCSGLHRSPHKGFSVEFREHRSYVPGDDIRSIDWKLFGKTDRLYIREYEEDTNLRCTILLDSSGSMAYCGSRSQGISKHEYAVRTAACLAYLMLNQQDSVGLVTFDTEVRKYIPPRARPRHLHAIVQELQSQKPASETELGDVFHQMVSRLHRRSLLVVISDLFGDVDQLMKSLAHFRHANHEIVLFQILDPDELDFPFRQWTQFASLENAAARHLVDPAQIRQAYLKKLAEYRDQLTRGCNRHRINLVPMTTDQPHADALAAWLALRRGKG; via the coding sequence ATGAATTCTGCATCGACTGTTATCAAGCCTGATGACCTTGGCCGTTTCGGCAATCTGCAGCTGCTGGCACGCCAGGTCGTTGAGGGGTTTTGTTCGGGATTACACCGTTCGCCACACAAGGGATTCAGCGTCGAATTTCGCGAACATCGTTCGTATGTTCCGGGAGATGACATTCGTTCCATCGACTGGAAGCTTTTTGGCAAGACCGATCGGCTTTACATTCGGGAATACGAAGAAGACACAAACCTTCGTTGCACGATCCTGTTGGATTCCAGTGGTTCAATGGCTTACTGCGGTTCACGCAGTCAGGGGATCAGTAAACATGAGTATGCTGTCCGAACAGCAGCATGTCTGGCATACCTGATGCTTAATCAGCAGGACAGCGTGGGCCTGGTGACATTCGATACCGAAGTTCGAAAATACATCCCCCCACGCGCACGACCTCGCCATCTGCATGCCATTGTGCAGGAACTGCAATCGCAGAAACCCGCATCAGAAACAGAGCTTGGCGACGTTTTTCATCAGATGGTGTCACGACTGCATCGGCGAAGCCTGCTTGTGGTGATTTCGGACCTTTTTGGTGATGTCGATCAATTGATGAAATCTCTCGCACATTTTCGACACGCCAACCACGAGATCGTGCTGTTTCAGATTCTGGATCCTGACGAACTGGATTTTCCATTTCGACAATGGACACAGTTTGCCTCACTCGAAAATGCTGCCGCCCGACATCTGGTTGACCCCGCTCAGATCCGGCAGGCCTATCTGAAGAAACTGGCAGAATACCGCGACCAGCTTACCAGAGGTTGCAATCGGCATCGCATTAATCTCGTGCCTATGACAACAGATCAGCCGCATGCGGACGCTCTGGCCGCATGGCTTGCCCTGCGGCGCGGAAAGGGATGA
- a CDS encoding aldehyde dehydrogenase family protein, which produces MSMTVETSSELCPQVKAFLGKDLHKAYVGGRWVEAADGSTFDVLDPGTGEKIATVASLKKDDVDQAVDAASEAFRNSGWAKMPVNERSAILHRVADAVEDRLHEFAQIESLDCGKVYAQAVDDIQNFVDTFRYFADLAVSVNYRSVLAVKHHEAWIARHPWGPCGFIIPWNFPFLLAGWGIGPALAAGNTCVLKPAEDTPLSALYLCHVLQEQELLPAGVLNVVTGLGETAGAAVSQNPKFRRMSFTGSPEVGRMVAEACGRNLVPIKCELGGKGAAVVFNDVDIPETADKLVKAITFHSGQVCCDATRWLIQKDIYEDFVEECITRMKSVQIGYPLDSSTQMGPLVNAKQKARVLGYLQKGVAGGADLILEGGEATVPGKNGFYVKPALLAGSLDNVAAREEIFGPVAYLAPYTTEEEAIFMANNTDYGLGNSVWSNDLARCARVAEAFESGNGWINAHNVVVHGVPYAGVGKSGMGGGVVSPDTLNDYLRPISVVRPL; this is translated from the coding sequence ATGTCGATGACCGTCGAAACGTCTTCAGAATTGTGCCCACAGGTGAAAGCTTTTCTCGGGAAAGACCTGCACAAAGCTTATGTTGGTGGACGGTGGGTTGAAGCCGCGGACGGCAGCACTTTCGACGTGCTGGATCCCGGCACCGGTGAAAAGATTGCAACGGTTGCCAGCCTGAAAAAAGACGATGTCGATCAGGCGGTAGATGCGGCCTCGGAAGCGTTCAGGAACAGTGGCTGGGCAAAGATGCCGGTCAATGAGCGATCAGCCATTCTGCACCGTGTTGCCGATGCCGTTGAGGATCGACTGCACGAGTTTGCGCAGATTGAATCACTGGACTGCGGCAAGGTGTACGCACAGGCGGTTGACGACATCCAGAATTTCGTGGACACATTCCGATATTTCGCGGACCTGGCTGTTTCGGTCAATTATCGCAGCGTGCTGGCAGTCAAACATCACGAAGCCTGGATTGCTCGACATCCGTGGGGGCCATGCGGTTTCATTATCCCCTGGAACTTCCCATTTCTTTTGGCTGGCTGGGGAATCGGCCCAGCGCTTGCCGCGGGCAACACCTGTGTGCTGAAGCCTGCCGAAGATACTCCACTGTCAGCACTGTATTTGTGCCACGTACTTCAGGAACAGGAATTACTTCCGGCAGGCGTGCTGAACGTTGTCACGGGTCTGGGAGAAACAGCCGGGGCAGCCGTCTCTCAGAACCCGAAATTCCGCCGTATGAGTTTCACAGGGTCGCCTGAGGTCGGACGGATGGTGGCTGAAGCGTGCGGTCGTAATCTGGTGCCGATCAAGTGTGAATTGGGTGGCAAAGGGGCTGCGGTCGTTTTCAACGATGTTGATATTCCGGAAACCGCGGACAAGCTGGTCAAGGCAATCACCTTTCACAGTGGACAGGTTTGCTGCGACGCAACTCGATGGCTCATTCAAAAAGACATCTACGAAGACTTCGTCGAAGAATGCATTACTCGGATGAAGTCCGTGCAGATCGGCTATCCGCTCGATTCTTCGACTCAAATGGGGCCCCTGGTGAACGCGAAACAGAAAGCGCGTGTCCTTGGCTATCTGCAGAAGGGGGTCGCAGGCGGAGCCGATCTGATCCTGGAAGGCGGAGAAGCAACCGTCCCGGGGAAAAACGGCTTCTATGTAAAACCCGCATTGCTGGCAGGATCGCTGGACAATGTGGCCGCACGTGAAGAGATCTTTGGGCCGGTGGCCTACCTGGCACCTTACACCACTGAAGAAGAAGCCATCTTTATGGCCAACAATACGGATTATGGACTTGGTAACAGTGTCTGGTCGAATGACCTTGCTCGCTGTGCCCGAGTCGCGGAAGCATTTGAATCCGGCAACGGCTGGATCAATGCACACAATGTTGTCGTCCATGGGGTTCCTTATGCGGGGGTCGGAAAGAGCGGTATGGGCGGCGGCGTTGTCAGCCCTGATACTCTGAATGACTACCTGCGGCCGATCTCTGTTGTTCGTCCGCTTTAG
- the arfB gene encoding alternative ribosome rescue aminoacyl-tRNA hydrolase ArfB translates to MLYVNETISIPDTEFSFSFARSSGPGGQNVNKVNSKAIMQWDASRSVQLPEAVRERFLAAYARRLTKEGILVISSQRYRDQGRNVADCLSKLRDLILSVAIAPTQRRATKPTRGAKQRRLSEKKANSERKQGRRRPSIND, encoded by the coding sequence ATGTTGTATGTGAACGAAACGATTTCTATCCCCGATACCGAGTTCAGCTTTTCATTCGCGCGAAGCAGTGGCCCCGGCGGACAAAACGTCAATAAAGTCAATTCCAAAGCCATCATGCAGTGGGATGCTTCCCGATCTGTTCAGCTTCCGGAGGCAGTGCGGGAACGTTTTCTTGCTGCATATGCGCGGCGACTAACAAAAGAAGGGATCCTGGTGATTTCCAGCCAGCGTTACCGCGATCAAGGCCGCAATGTTGCCGACTGCCTGTCGAAACTGCGTGACCTGATACTGAGTGTCGCGATAGCTCCTACGCAGCGAAGAGCAACGAAACCAACCCGCGGGGCAAAACAGAGGCGGCTGTCGGAGAAGAAGGCAAATTCCGAACGGAAACAGGGCCGCCGGCGTCCATCAATCAATGACTGA
- a CDS encoding (deoxy)nucleoside triphosphate pyrophosphohydrolase, translated as MTSMTRIGIAVVESAGLVLVGRRPEGLPLAGFSEFPGGKCESDETPRSCAVRECREETGLLVIPREHLATVEHSYAHGDVQLHFWRCVLSPGLPDNARPTPPFRWATYDELRTLNFPEANRTVLDAMLNPLRSENP; from the coding sequence ATGACCTCCATGACCCGGATTGGCATCGCCGTCGTTGAATCCGCAGGACTTGTCCTGGTGGGGCGAAGGCCGGAAGGCTTGCCGCTGGCCGGCTTTTCCGAGTTTCCCGGAGGAAAGTGCGAGTCGGATGAAACGCCTCGATCCTGTGCGGTGCGCGAATGCCGCGAAGAAACCGGACTACTCGTAATTCCCCGCGAGCATTTGGCCACTGTCGAGCACTCTTATGCCCACGGGGACGTCCAACTGCACTTTTGGCGATGCGTCCTCAGTCCCGGGCTGCCCGACAACGCTCGCCCGACGCCTCCATTCCGCTGGGCGACCTACGACGAGCTTCGCACATTAAATTTTCCAGAGGCCAACAGGACCGTTCTGGACGCGATGCTGAATCCCCTGCGTTCCGAAAATCCCTGA
- a CDS encoding sigma-70 family RNA polymerase sigma factor — translation MTCATPQSVFLENESWLRTIVRSRLREPEAVDDVMQNIAMAIVRQKQMLDEVNRVGAWLYQVAVRQVLMYRRTTGRKRKLQDRLNEGFASPVVDRSIATPEQRVIAAETQQNVRDALDQLTELDRQILMLKYEDNWSYRELADLLGVKEDTIEYRLTKARKNLRCVLTQMGEGGSECP, via the coding sequence TTGACCTGTGCCACACCCCAATCAGTTTTTCTTGAAAACGAATCGTGGCTGCGCACGATTGTGCGCAGTCGCCTGCGCGAACCCGAGGCGGTGGACGACGTTATGCAGAATATTGCGATGGCGATAGTTCGCCAGAAACAGATGCTGGATGAGGTCAATCGTGTCGGGGCCTGGTTGTACCAGGTTGCCGTTCGACAGGTGCTGATGTACCGAAGAACGACTGGACGCAAACGCAAACTGCAGGACCGTTTGAATGAGGGTTTTGCTTCACCCGTTGTGGATCGCTCGATCGCGACGCCGGAGCAAAGAGTCATTGCTGCGGAAACTCAGCAGAATGTTCGAGACGCTCTGGATCAGTTGACGGAACTCGACCGGCAAATCCTGATGCTGAAATACGAAGATAACTGGTCCTACCGGGAACTGGCGGACCTGCTTGGAGTCAAGGAGGACACCATTGAGTATCGATTAACGAAGGCTCGCAAGAACCTTCGATGTGTCCTGACGCAAATGGGAGAAGGGGGCAGCGAATGTCCATAG
- a CDS encoding PDZ domain-containing protein, translating into MKFRKSRAFWCLNILLIPAGAAGLFADETVVDSPETATVTEEVVFARVDGPGDDRSGDNSQENTGKITIRVVESDGDGKTKETHVTTSRLNFGFAEDQDEAPPEETDAKQPADSDKKTVRKFSGKIVITTPDGRTTEYDMGEDNDTDMQIFDVKPGDRNQRIEIQTAETQERFMIGIHCDSAPEIVRRHLKIGDVGLVVESVVPESPAEAAGLKEGDILIKAAAVELKEPKDLQQVIKESEGNEIEIHLIHDGETLNLSLSPKKMKPGNIIVMGGTPSEGHWFDVETAVPPGELKDFQRLRGLFGNGQIHRFSPGIAVNKSMSAEDMEKLVADAMEAAQAAREKSFSVSSKERDMLNDRIAELERANKLLEERVKQLEVQK; encoded by the coding sequence ATGAAATTCCGTAAATCCCGGGCATTCTGGTGCCTGAATATCCTGCTGATCCCGGCTGGTGCAGCAGGGCTGTTTGCCGACGAAACAGTTGTTGACTCCCCCGAAACAGCCACAGTGACTGAAGAGGTTGTCTTTGCGCGGGTCGATGGCCCCGGCGACGATAGATCGGGAGACAACAGTCAGGAAAATACCGGAAAGATCACCATACGCGTTGTGGAGTCGGATGGCGACGGAAAAACCAAAGAAACCCATGTGACAACTTCACGACTGAATTTTGGTTTCGCGGAAGATCAGGATGAAGCCCCCCCCGAGGAGACGGACGCGAAACAACCGGCCGACAGCGATAAAAAAACCGTAAGAAAATTCTCCGGCAAGATTGTCATTACGACGCCGGATGGCCGCACGACGGAATATGACATGGGCGAAGACAATGACACGGACATGCAGATATTCGACGTCAAACCCGGGGATCGAAACCAGCGGATTGAGATTCAAACTGCTGAAACCCAGGAACGTTTCATGATTGGCATCCACTGTGATTCTGCTCCTGAGATCGTCCGACGCCATCTAAAGATCGGGGACGTAGGTCTGGTGGTCGAATCCGTGGTTCCGGAATCGCCAGCGGAAGCAGCCGGTCTGAAGGAAGGAGACATCCTGATTAAAGCGGCTGCCGTCGAACTCAAGGAACCGAAAGACCTGCAGCAGGTCATCAAGGAATCTGAAGGGAATGAGATCGAAATCCACCTGATCCACGATGGCGAAACCCTGAATCTTTCGCTGTCACCGAAAAAGATGAAGCCAGGGAACATAATCGTAATGGGTGGAACACCATCCGAAGGTCATTGGTTTGACGTGGAAACTGCCGTGCCGCCCGGCGAGCTAAAGGATTTTCAGCGGCTGAGGGGACTCTTCGGAAACGGTCAGATTCATCGTTTCTCTCCGGGCATCGCTGTGAACAAGTCCATGAGCGCAGAAGACATGGAAAAGCTTGTGGCGGATGCAATGGAAGCCGCTCAGGCGGCTCGTGAGAAATCGTTCAGCGTTTCGAGCAAGGAACGGGACATGCTGAACGACCGGATTGCTGAACTGGAACGTGCCAACAAGTTGCTCGAGGAACGCGTCAAGCAGCTCGAAGTACAGAAATAG
- a CDS encoding BON domain-containing protein gives MRKYGKWLLALGVMAASPAVVNADGFPGTASRPSASVAGASTQSRNQAIAEDVARALRGAQLDGYDVDIEVRDGVATINGKVRNASHRALASKAAGSVAGVKQVQNNLKFVPQGNVQQASAAVEPATVQHASWDTSLQTGRGVQRVNHESSAPAPGNQQVAEQIGAALSQAGLVGYDVEIRYNEGVATLSGNVATVGQRQAASDAVSRVSGVKSVNNQLQVNPIQQTSFNPAMMPQPGMMPQPGMMPVGMMQPGMSPGMMPSPMGASPASYTNPQLPGHAWPAYAQYPNSAAVSYPTQYSASAWPYIGPFYPYPQVPMGWREVSLEWDDGYWQLNFNKEKDKWYWILNPKSW, from the coding sequence ATGCGAAAGTACGGAAAATGGTTACTCGCTCTGGGTGTGATGGCAGCAAGTCCTGCTGTCGTCAACGCAGACGGATTCCCCGGCACAGCATCACGCCCATCTGCGTCTGTTGCCGGTGCATCCACCCAGTCTCGCAATCAGGCGATTGCGGAAGACGTGGCACGTGCCCTGCGTGGGGCTCAGCTTGACGGCTACGATGTTGACATCGAAGTCCGCGACGGCGTCGCCACAATCAACGGCAAAGTTCGTAATGCCAGCCACCGAGCCCTTGCCAGCAAGGCAGCCGGAAGTGTGGCCGGTGTCAAACAGGTCCAGAATAACCTGAAATTTGTCCCACAGGGCAACGTTCAGCAGGCTTCTGCTGCTGTCGAACCGGCAACAGTACAGCACGCGTCATGGGATACATCTCTGCAGACCGGCCGCGGTGTGCAGCGAGTCAACCATGAGTCCTCGGCACCGGCTCCTGGAAATCAGCAGGTCGCTGAACAGATCGGTGCTGCATTGTCGCAGGCCGGACTGGTCGGCTACGACGTGGAAATTCGCTACAACGAGGGCGTTGCCACGTTGAGTGGAAACGTGGCCACTGTTGGTCAGCGACAGGCCGCATCAGATGCGGTTTCCCGCGTCTCTGGTGTGAAATCTGTCAACAACCAGTTACAGGTAAATCCCATCCAGCAGACGTCATTCAATCCAGCGATGATGCCACAACCAGGTATGATGCCACAGCCCGGTATGATGCCGGTCGGCATGATGCAGCCTGGTATGTCTCCTGGAATGATGCCATCACCGATGGGTGCATCTCCTGCGAGCTACACCAATCCACAACTTCCGGGACATGCATGGCCAGCCTATGCACAATACCCGAACTCGGCAGCGGTCAGCTACCCGACTCAGTACAGTGCAAGTGCGTGGCCTTACATCGGTCCATTCTATCCATACCCACAAGTTCCAATGGGGTGGCGTGAAGTATCACTGGAATGGGACGACGGCTACTGGCAGCTGAACTTCAACAAAGAGAAAGACAAATGGTACTGGATCCTGAATCCAAAGAGCTGGTAA